One Gordonia mangrovi genomic region harbors:
- a CDS encoding helix-turn-helix transcriptional regulator: protein MANVSSPDDDRRLHDLMRLRRVRDRIDRDYAEPLDVAALARGAHMSAGHLSREFRRVYGESPYSYLMTRRIERAMTLLRRGDLSVTDVCFAVGFSSLGTFSTRFTELVGTPPSEYRRHHGDAIAGIPPCLAKQVTRPVRNREATPPR from the coding sequence ATGGCGAATGTGTCCTCCCCTGATGACGACCGGCGCCTTCACGACCTCATGCGGCTGCGTCGCGTCCGAGATCGGATCGACCGGGACTACGCGGAGCCGCTCGATGTGGCGGCGCTCGCGCGCGGGGCACACATGTCGGCGGGTCACCTCAGTCGGGAGTTCCGCCGGGTGTACGGGGAGTCGCCGTATTCGTACCTGATGACACGCCGCATCGAACGAGCCATGACGTTGCTGCGTCGTGGCGATCTCAGTGTCACCGATGTGTGTTTCGCCGTGGGATTCTCGTCGTTGGGCACGTTCAGCACCCGGTTCACCGAGCTCGTCGGCACCCCACCCAGTGAGTATCGCCGCCACCACGGCGACGCCATCGCGGGCATTCCGCCCTGTCTGGCCAAACAGGTCACCAGACCGGTCAGGAATCGAGAAGCGACACCGCCGCGGTGA
- a CDS encoding VOC family protein — protein sequence MNITIHYAFLPQTDPEAALGFYRDTLGFEVRNDVGYQGMRWLTVGPPDQPETSIVLHPPAADPGISDDERRTILELIAKGSYGALTLATDDLDGLFERLEASGAEVLQEPTDQPYGVRDCAFRDPSGNLLRINQRN from the coding sequence ATGAACATCACCATTCACTACGCCTTCCTCCCGCAGACCGACCCGGAGGCCGCGCTGGGCTTCTATCGCGACACCCTCGGGTTCGAGGTGCGCAACGACGTCGGATATCAGGGCATGCGCTGGCTCACCGTGGGCCCGCCCGACCAGCCGGAGACCTCGATCGTGCTCCATCCGCCCGCGGCCGATCCGGGGATCTCCGACGACGAGCGCCGTACGATCCTCGAGCTGATCGCGAAGGGCAGTTACGGTGCCCTGACCCTGGCCACCGACGACCTCGACGGACTGTTCGAACGACTCGAGGCCAGCGGCGCCGAAGTGCTGCAGGAGCCGACCGATCAACCATATGGAGTGCGCGACTGCGCATTTCGCGACCCGTCGGGTAACCTGCTGCGCATCAACCAGCGGAACTGA